The genomic region tatatatatatatatatatatatataaagggaagataaaaaaaacttcaaagttGAAACCTATTCTAACAACCGAGATTAACTAATATTCTATGGATAATATTTTCCTAACAAACCAATTTAGAAGAATCCTATCTAACTTACTATGGGGCGATTTATATGATTAtcatgtattatttaaacaagtcacataatttattaaaaaattagataactAAAAATTCGTGTCAACAATCTTTTCAACTTATATGTAGCGaattttaggaaaattcctCCAAATTGGTTTAATTTGGAGGTTAACTTTTTCCATATTCGGCATTCTTGTTCTACTATGAGCTCTCTAGGTAATGACAATACAAACCATTCATATTCTACATCCCTGTTTACGAAAGTTCTAATACAATGTGAGTGCAAGATGCAGGTGTATGACACTGCAAAGAAGATATGGGCCACCAAAGGAGAGGAGCAAGAGGCAGCGAAGAAGGAATTCATTGAAACTTTCAAGATATTAGAGGGAGAGCTTGGTGAAAAGCCTTTCTTTGGGAGTGAAACATTTGGCTTTGTTGACATTGCTCTAATCACTTTCTACAGCTGGTTTTATACCTATGAAACCTTCGGCAATTTCAGCATAGAGGCTGAGTGCCCCAAGATTATTGCATGGGCTAAGAGGTGCATGCAGAAGGAGAGTGTTGCGAATTCTCTTCCTGACCAAAAGAAGATTTATGAGTTTACTGTTTGGATGAAGAAATATTTTGGCATGGACTAGAATAGGTTTGGCCAAAGTGTAATAGTGGTAGCAATAATGTTGGTTTACAGTTTCCAGTATTTGAATTGGGGCTTGTGTCATCAATTAATGTACGTGAACAGCTTGTTAGAGACACTTTGGTGTGACTACTGAACTTCAGATTAAAATGACATGGATTGTATCACATTTGTGGTAATAAAGTAAGACAAGACACTTTGATGTGTCTGCTAAATGTTGGAATTTTCTAGGTCATAGGTCATGTCAAAGAAATGACATTTGATAGGATTAAT from Castanea sativa cultivar Marrone di Chiusa Pesio chromosome 11, ASM4071231v1 harbors:
- the LOC142615153 gene encoding putative glutathione S-transferase parC, translated to MAHEVVLLDFWPSMFGMRVRVALAEKGIKYEYKEEDLRNKSPLLLKMNPIHKKIPVLIHNGKPVCESLIIVQYIDEVWNDKSPLLPSDPDQRAHARFWADFIEQKVYDTAKKIWATKGEEQEAAKKEFIETFKILEGELGEKPFFGSETFGFVDIALITFYSWFYTYETFGNFSIEAECPKIIAWAKRCMQKESVANSLPDQKKIYEFTVWMKKYFGMD